In the genome of Salmo trutta chromosome 39, fSalTru1.1, whole genome shotgun sequence, the window ACTTTAACTTCTGCGCCAAGCACATCTTTTGGGAGGAGAGCTTTGCATGCAACGGCTGTTCAAGACAAGTTTAAAGAAACAGACTATTCACAAGAATTAAATCTCCAGGGCCCTGGGAGTTTAATTGGGTCGTGGAAAAGCAGTTTCACACACAGAACGCATACAGATTTATTGTTCATGGACACAAAACAAGGCAAAGTCAAGTGTATGAGAGGCCTGATCTGGTGTCAACGTGTGTTCTCTGTCTATCCCACCTACAGTACTGAGCATCACATGACCTCCATGCAGACATTCCATCCCTTCCCTTTCTCCTCTTTGGTGAGTGTCAATACATGTCTTTTCTAGGGTCCTCTGAGGACATAGAGTAGGCCTCTATATACAAGTAGGCCTACAAGTATATAGAGTAGGCCTCTATATACAATTTACACTAGTTGCATGCAGTAGAGAGATGTTGGTTCTAGTTCTGGTCCCGTAATCATAAAGTgtgtcagagtaggagtgctgatctagggtcagtttcTTCATTTTAGATCACAATTCagtagattacatggacaggggggcctgatcctagatcagcattcctactctgaTCTAGGCTCAGGTTCCCCCCTGTCCATATACTCTTATTCTTTTGGATctaaaaaggcaaaactgatccttcACCAGTTTTTATATACGTCGTTGTTGTTGTGGTTCTGGTTCCTCACTCCTCGTCGGGGTCGGACAGCTCATAGCCCAGGCGGCTAGCGGAGGGGAAGTGAGCCCAGAAGGTTCTGGCCAGGTCTTCAATCTTCTCATAACCGGCGTGCTCGCGCAGGGCCTCCACCCAGCCGAAGAAGTCAGAGGAGGTCAGAGCCCAGTTGGGCATGCTGCGCTTCTCACGCCCCAAATCTGCTGCTGGGAACCAATGAGAGCACGAGAAGAGAAGAGGACGTCAAAAGGGAACCAATCAGAGGCTGAGTGAATGATACTGCACTTCACTAAGACTGGACACATGACACAACTTGACATGGATTGATAGCCGTTTACTACATACATTCTTTTCAATGTAATACACAAATCAACACACAATCTGTATTCATTGATTACACATGTGTGTTTGTGACAGTGATAGAACCACTGTACGGAACCTTTGCTAAAGGGAAGTCTGCCTCACCAATGGGAAAATCTACCCTGGCAATTTTCCCACTTCCCAGCCTTCCTCCCTGCTACACCAACCATAGCAGCCTCGTTCATTTCTCAGTGTTCACCTCTCTGTCACCCCTTCACTACAACCTGATCTTAAGCCGCATTCCTTTAATCAAAGTCAATAAAATACCTTGTAAAAAAAACGGCTCTTCTTCGAATTGAAACCAAAGCCCCCGTTGAGCATCTCAGGCTTATGGTTGATTAAAGACCAGTCTGGGGCGAGGGGCGCCGGACATCCCCTAAGCCCAGAGGTAGGCCTCTCACTGTGGGGTGGTGGGAGAGAGGGCCAGGTCCACGCTGGGAAAGCAGGCTAGGACAACAACACTCCACAAGCTCCCAACTCAAACATAACAACGGTGTGAGTGAGAGACTATAGGAATATGATAAGGAACAACACCACGTAGTGTGGAGGCACCAAGGAAGTCTTCTCTTACATCTGTCCCTCTGACCTCTCTCCTTGTCCCTtgctgtgtgtgtacatacactgaatgtacaaaacattaagaacaccttcctaacattgagttgcacaccccccccctcatccctttgccctcagaacagcctcaattcgtcagggcattgACACTACaaggtgttccacagggatgctggcccatgttgactccaatgcttcccgcagttgtgtcaagttggctggatgtcctttgagcggtgaaccattcttaatacacacaggaaactgttgagtgtgaaaaacccagcagcgtggcAGTTCTTGACCAACtaaaaccggtgcacctggcacctactaccatatctcATTCAAAGCCATTTAAATATGTagtgttgcccattcaccctctgaatggcacatatacacaatacatctatgtttcaattgtctcaaaacttaaaaatccttctttaactcctccccttcatctacactgatttaacaagcgacatcaataagggatcatagctttgacctggattcacctggtcagtctgtcatgaaaagagcaggtgttcttaatgttttgtccactcagtgtatgtcttCAAGCTATAGTTGCACAACTCAAAATATTGAATCAACATTGCTAGGTCTGGTTTGGTTGAATCCAACCCCATCTTGGTAACCCCTGGTTACCCAGTCTCCCACGCTCACCTTTGCCTTCTTCTCCTGCTGTTTCCTCGGCCCCTGAGTTCGAGGGAGAAAAGACAGGAATTATTCAGACCGAAGGCACCATATGGGTCTTCATGGTGACTCACACAGCCCTGTTGATGGGTGACTTGTGACAAAACAGAGATAAAGTGAATTAGTCTAACTGAGGAgtgcttttttttttatctctgtctatcaactctctctccctccttgtctCTATCGCTGACATTGACCAACACACTGGGCAGGCAGCAGCAGACTGGCAGACGGGGGTgttgcagacagagagagggagacagaggcagTGAGGTGTAAGACAGGGGATGAAGAGGATATGGAGGCTCTGACTGCTAAGTGCCATGTGCTGCGCCTAGCCCTGGACTGCTCTGACATTCAGACATTCACAGCCTTTACTAAATCTCCTCAGAGGATAGGAAGGTCGGGGCAGATCAAAGAAGAAGGTAAAGCCCAGTGGAgagaaacagacctgggttcaaacactatttGAATAAATTCCAACGTACTTTATCAGGGCTTGATTGAGCATGCCTGGCACAatagaaccaatagaatagtcggAAAAATacaaaccctgcccatctggcactccaggcagaccGAAGCAAACGCTAAACGTATTAGAAAAAATCTTGAGTAGTATTTGGACCCAAGTCTGGGAGGACACATAGGGAAGGGGAAAGGTAAACGCTCAGCTTGGTCAACAGAGACTAGAGAGAGCTAAGGAAGGTAGGCACACAGTGTAATAGTTCTATCGTCTCAATGAAAATGAAAAAGGGAGAAAGCAAAAGAAGGAAATGAACTACGACTGGTCTATTCTGACCCACATAACCCACAACCAGATGCTTTTCATCAAAACAACGTCATTTCCACTCAATCAAATGTCTCGGAGTGATGTTGTGACAAAGGCTCTATGTCTCTGAATAGCCAATACTGCACATGCATTATGTAGGCAAGGCACGCAGGAAGAAGCTCTGTTCAATTAAATATACAGTATTGTGGTGTACTGTTGAAGAAATGGTACCAACTGTCCTTCTACCAATACAAAGAACACCATCTATCATGGGAGGGCATCCGTTTCATTTGAAAGAAAAAGCTTCAAAACGTTCTCCTCATATTCCACAATAAAATCCAAGTTGACAGAACAATGTGTGACTATAAACAATGTAAAGAGACATGTTGAGGACTAAACTTCCTATTTGATGCATCGAGACAGAACCCAGTAAAAACACTATAATCAATACCGGTCTTTTATTTGTTGCTGTTGACTGTACCGGCTGTTGAAATGTCAGAGTAGTTTGTCAGAAGGTTACATTCCTAGTGAACTAATGGACGACATTCCCTCCAGAGAAACAAATTGACTGACTGTCCGGCTGCATCTCCAAGGTAATTAGTTCCAGTCGACGGTTTCTGAGAGTTGCTCCAGACTGCAGTAAGAGAACACAGCAGGCCGATAACAGTCTCATTCAGATGTCAAATTTAACTCACTTTTAACGTCTCAACAGTGGAggattcctctctccatctcctcttatCCATCTACAGCACCCAGAGCCGAGAACCCAGTAGAGAGCTAGTGAACTTTTCTCTTTTCTCAGTTCTTTCACATCAGCCCACAGAGATATTGGGAGAGATGAATTGAAGAGAGGAGGCCGCCGCCACCACTTCACACTTGAGTTTCATCCAAGTACACATCACAATCCAATACATCACAATCCAATACCTTATGCGCAAAATAGGTTAAAATGATGTTGAAGAGATGTCTTGTGCTCACCGGGGCCTTTTGGATGCCTTCCATTATCACTGATGAAAATGGCACAGGCTCGGAGGCTCTCCCCTCTGTGGCGTGCTAACAGGCTGACTTACCTATTAGAGAGAGGAGACCCAGCAGGACGACCCAGAGCAGCATTGAGACACAAAGACGAGGCATGGTTTTACACTGTGGTAGGCCGCACAAAGACAGAAACACAACCACAAACAGTGAGAAAATTGTCACAGTTTTTACCCCCGCATGGTTTTGCTTGTTCTGTAACATCTTAAGGTTTCTCTTGGGGAGAGGAGTTGTGTCAGAGAACAACAGAAGGACACAACAAAGAAGGTTTGAATCAAGAAACAAGACTTAGAGCTACATGTAACATTTCAAGGTACATTTCAGATTTTGCAGCAGGTGCAACGTTGGCATTTTTTCCCCCAGTAAACAgataaaacacccaaaacaaaATCAATAAACAATCTTAATTTCCACTGAAACAGGTACCTGGTGCTGGATCTGGGCTCTTGGACCTCTTGCTCTGGGCATGTGTGGGCGTCCAGATATACCCAGACCCTGGATGGGAGGACAGATTCAGTAAACAGAGCTGTCCAGGATATGTTGGCCCTTCACACTTCAGATCCACATGCCATACCTCAACTCCGAACCTACCGCCCTCTCTGTTCTACCCAGTCTCCACTTCTCACACCTGAAGCAGACATGTCAACGGACTGAAAGGCTTCCTTTGTGGACGAAGGGGAGATGGAGCATGGGAGCAGGGGAATGTCAACACTCTCTTACCCCTCACCAACTAGGTCCGATGCAGACAAATTGTACCCGTCTAGATAACTTACCATTGCTTATGCTCCTGAGCATGGCAATATTATGGCTGTTAAAATTTGTCCATTCATTTAATAAAACACAATCGTCAATCATCCTTTCATGTACAGTAAAACGTTCGATCAATACCTGCACATCTTGATCTTGAAAGTGACAAAAGTTCATAACCTACAtaagaaaatgtatgcatttgTGACGTTGGATAaatgcatctgctaaatggcatacattATAATATTCTAAAAGACAAACTATACAAACACTACATGGTCTTTCACATACTGTAACTGGGAGCCAAGGATTGTGTTCTCTCTTGGTTCCCCTTTATGTATGTCTCCACCGCCTCAACCACAGACGACCACAACGGGGGCCTCAAATACAGTCCACATTTACCTCCGTTTGTCCCTGAGGAGCTGTACAGGAGGATTACGTCTCGGCAAACACCTGTACTGGATCTGGCTAGCTAAACTCAgcaagaaacggccctttttcaggaccctgtctttcaaaggtaaaaatccaaataacttcacagatcttcattgtaaagggtttaaacactgtttcccatgcttgttcaatgaaccataaacaattaatgaacatgcacctgaggaacggtcgttaagacactaacagcttacagacggtaggcaattaaggtcagagttatgaaaacttaggacactaaagaggcctttctactgactctgaaaaacaccaaaagaaagatgcccagggtccctgctcatctgcgtgaacatgccttagtcatgctgcaaggaggcatgaggagtgcagatgtggccagggcaataaactgcaatgtccgtactgtgagacgcctaagacagcactacagggagacaggacggacagctgatcgtcctcgcagtagcagaccacatgtaacaacaccttcacaggatcggtacatccaaacatcacacctccgggacaggtacaggatggcaacaacaactgcccgagttacaccaggaacgcacaatccctccatcagtgctcagactgtcttcaataggctgagagaggctggactgagggcttgtaggcctgttgtaaggcaggtcctcaccagacatcaccggcaacaacgtcgcctatgagcacaaacccactgtcgctggaccagacaggactgacaaaaagtgctcttcactgacgagttgcggttttgtctcaccaggggtgatggtcggattcgcgtttatcgtcgaaggaatgagctttacaccgaggcctgtactctggagcgggatcgatttggaggtggagggtccgtcatggtctggggcggtgtgtcacaacatcatcggactgagcttgttgttattgcagacaatctcaacgctgtgcgttacagggaagacatcctcctccctcatgtggtacccttcctgcaggctcatccttacatgaccctccaacatgacaatgccaccagccatactgctcgttctgtgcgtgatttcctgcaagacaggaatgtcaatgttctgctatggccagcgaagagcccggatctccaccccattgagcatgtctgggacctgttggatcggaggctgaggccatttcccccagaaatgtctgggaggagatgaggagatgcactgcagtatttaatgcagctggtggccacaccagatactgactgttacttttgattttgacccccccccctttgttcagggacacattattccatttctgttagtcacatgtctgtggaacttgttcagtttatgtctcagttgttgaatcttgttatgttcatacaaatatgttAAATTTGCtttaaataaatgcagttgacagtgagagggtgttttttttgttgccgaGTTTATATCTACtcatttatctctaggagacagacaaCATGGCTACCATGAGTTAGGTTGTAAGGTATCAGAAGCAGTGTCAGCttcccaaatgacatcctattacCTAAATAGtccactagttttgaccagggcccatatggtgCCCCCCAGATCTCATGCCATATCAGGATTAAGGAGATGCATTCAACCACTTTTGTGGTTACCAAAGCTCTTGCATCAGGATGGGCCTTCAGGTCCTGAAATGATGAAATCCTACCTACAGTAACTTTGCCATCTGTTGGTGGAAGATGGTAAATACAGAAATGCAATTTGAATTTAAGAAGATTTGAACAATCTTTTAAAAAGATGAAAGGGAATAAAATGACACAATGCAGACAAATGTGCAACCAGAAAGCTTATTTTGGAAAAACTTTTAATTGAACAAAAGTATTTCATTCCTCAGTCACCACACCGTCTTGGAGTACAGTACCTTTTAGCTGTATCTAAATTCATATAATATTCACCTTATTCTTCTTTTTAAATATACATACGCAGCTGAAAACAAGATTTAAATAACAGTGCTCAGTAACATTAAGAcagtttttcttttttaaaaGCAGGAAACAAATGTTGAACAGACTCATTGGCAAACAGAACCAACAAAA includes:
- the otos2 gene encoding otospiralin-like isoform X1; translated protein: MPRARGPRAQIQHQCKTMPRLCVSMLLWVVLLGLLSLIGAEETAGEEGKAADLGREKRSMPNWALTSSDFFGWVEALREHAGYEKIEDLARTFWAHFPSASRLGYELSDPDEE
- the otos2 gene encoding otospiralin-like isoform X2, which produces MPRARGPRAQIQHQCKTMPRLCVSMLLWVVLLGLLSLIGAEETAGEEGKADLGREKRSMPNWALTSSDFFGWVEALREHAGYEKIEDLARTFWAHFPSASRLGYELSDPDEE